DNA from Scylla paramamosain isolate STU-SP2022 chromosome 42, ASM3559412v1, whole genome shotgun sequence:
CTCCTCAAGAAAGTGCTCATTGTCACAAAATTTACCAGAGGTGATTGGTGTGTCATTCCTTTTGGCAGGTACACCAGTTGAAGCAGGTGGTGGACCAGTGGGAGGTTGGTGACTGTGGTGAAGCCCATGTGTGTGCCGCGTTGCTCAAACTGTGGTACAGGGAGCTGTATGAGCCCCTTATCCCAGACTCCCTGTACCAGGCTGCTATCAATGCCCATGAAGACCCTCAGCAGGCAGTGGCCCTCGTCAACAACCTCCCAGAGATCAACAGGCTTGTGCTTTCCTATCTCATCAGGTGAGTCCCCCATCTTGTCCTATGAAAAGACTCATCAGGCATTACTTCTTTGggttatgtgataaaagaaagttGTAAGTATTGTGGAAAATAACATGGTGATGAGATGCAGCATGGAGGCAGGTCAAGATGCTGATATAGGCCCACTTCTTTAAATGTATTAGTAATTATGAAGCAGCAAGCTCCACGATTGTATTTGGTTTTACTAAACCCACAGTCACATTCATTAAACACTGGATGGAAGGTCCAATGTCAGGTTAGTAAATACTGAGCTTTCCACATAGGTTGGCAGCTCTGGTTCCCTCAGTGATGAGAAAAAGTTGCCTAATTTTAtgttatttctcatttattaGCAActgtttcatttcccttctgGCTATAGTTTAAGAAAGAGTTGATCTATCCATACTTGCCTTCAGAATCATCATACAACATATGATAGTGAAGAAATCTGTGATTATATGGTGATGTTTGGAGCAATCACAAGAGTGGCTTAATCAGAGGCAGAGGACAGACCTATTTTGGCTTGTAATAAAGTTAATAGTGAGCATTTCTCACTGAACATATGTGTGGAGATGCGCGAGTTATTCCTTTTTGTATAGTATTAAAAGAAACCTGAAAATCGAATGTGCACAGACCTATGTGGAGGCCAGTGGAATCGCCGTCCAAGAGACAAGTGGGAGGTTTTATAATACTTGATAAATAGGaattataataatattgctgatattttctttaccCTCACACTAATGAATGATGATTGTCCTTGCTGTAGAAGCAATATCAGTCAAAAGTAATCCCCCATGatcaaactaaacctaacttaacctaactaaatttTAAATTTGCTGTCAGCATTATAGATAATTTGCAGTGGATATATATGGGGTTCAAATTATTCAGAATGAGAAGCCCTATCTGATAAGAGATTAAAATAATATTGGGACTTGTCAGGTGACAGGGGATGCTGGCCATAAATAAACCATAACTCAGGCTACAaacacagcctcccaaacacacctGAACACGGCATTTTGAACATCAAAATCTATTAACTTGGAGGATGTAtagtttttctttcacataGGAACACTTTGGTACATTTTAATATCTCTAACATAACTTTCCATTGCATAGGACTGGTAAATATCATTGGGGCTTGCTGTTGGGGAGGGGTGGTTCTccccaacatttccaatacaaatTTTTTGGATTTGGTTGACCTACCCTGAAGCACACTGTGggaaaagtgttaaaaaaataaagaaaaatagctaCATTGGTATTAGTAAATACTAACACCGCGTTTAAAAAAACAGGCCATAATTTTGTGTGATGAGAGACAGAAATGAGTGGAAAAGCTGTGATATTTGGGTGTGGACGTTGAGGCAGAGATGAGCCATAGGATGGAAGGAACTAAGGTTTTAGCAGTACTGAGTATAGTTTGGAGAAAGAAATATCTGTCTGAAGTGAAAATGGGATAATTTTTAGTGCCATCTGTTATATGGCTGTGAATGTAAGTCCAGGAAAAGGATGCAGTTGCTGGTGCTTAAGAATGATTTGAGGTGTGAGACAATATCATTGACTAAAGGAAAACAGGATCAAAGAGATTTGTGGAAGCTAACATAGTTTGTTGGAGAGAGTTTTGAAGGGGTATGCTTGTTTACTCTGgttctcttaattttctcagGTTCCTACAATACTTTGCCCAACCAGAGATTGTGGCAGCCACCAAGATGGATGCCAGCAACCTGGCCATGGTAATGGCACCCAACTGCTTGCGCTGCACCAGTGATGACCCTCGCATCATTTACGAGAACACCCGCAAAGAAATGGCCTTCATCCGAACCCTGATACAAAACTTGGATACAGCCTTCATGGAGGGAGTGGTctgaggcaggagggagggcaAGGAGTGGCCTTGCGGGGATGTCAGCAGGTGACGGAGGCAGTGCAGCAGTGTGGCAATGCGCACACATTCAACACAAAGAGCGCCCAAAATGTGCTCCTTAAATATTATGTTGGAGCTGCCCCAATGTATTGGTGCTTTACTTTATTCTACCCTTCTGGGTGCATCTTGTATTTTAAAAACatacttacaaacacacacacacacacacacacacacacacacacacacacacacacacacacacacacacacacacacacacacacacacacacacacacacacacacacacggttaagtgatcataaaaacaaacaaacatattgTTTTCCCCcatgtatttttattccttgtCATTTGGTGTTTGTGGGTTGCTCTACAAACCATTAGTGTTGCAGACAGCGTGCTGGCACCAGTGGTCGCTGGCAGTAGAGATAGTGGTAgttggtggtagttgtagtagtagtggtattgggcaacctgtttctttctctacaGCATTTAAAGTTGCATTTATTGCTTACAATTACAGGAAACATGTATGTGTTGCATAATGTTGATGAGTCTTAGTGCTTTGTTGCTGAATACTTCATTTCCACAGTCAATCTGTATACTGTactatatgtaatttttttttatttttatacagtCACTTGTTCCGGAAATCTTCTTAAGAATGATATTAAGAAtatccttttctcccctttcttttacTCTCAATTAGGAGATAAAAGTTATAGTAGATACCTAATTTAAAAGCAACATTCCAAAGATTTGCAAAGTTCAACATTGGGCCAAGTTGCATTTATTGTAGGAGCTTAAGGaacccatcctccctccctcccctccctaaaGGAGCTGGAGTACATGACAAAACATTTGGATCCTGCAGGCGACTTCTGATATTCAGAATGTCAATATCTGCAGCGATCCAGTGAACCGATCTGCTTCCACAAAGAGGACTTGCATTGTGTTTGTTCAGACTTAATCAAAATTTGTTGATTAGTCAGTGAAGAGGAAACCTTGTGCATCGAGCCATTGATTGTGGGGTTTTGCTGGGAAGGAACTAGGTGtgttgagggaagaaggaagataaatggtACTGAGAAGTCCTGCCTGGACACCCCTGTTATCTAGTCCTCAACTTGTATAGAATTTTCCTGAACTCTCATGTGCCAACTCAGACAAATGAAAAACAGATCAAAGCTTCTTTGTTTGCATTTGTTACAGGCACACTAGCTTTTGTTAGGAAACTTTATATATAATtaagatattatttttttatgccatGTTCACCACagcatgtaacacacacacacacacacacacacacacatacacacacacacgcacatcacatcagatcacatcacatcacatcacatcacatcacatcacatcacatcatacacacacatacacacacacacacacacacacacacacacacacacacacacacacacacacacacacacacacacacacacacacacacacacacacacacacacacacacacatgtatgcaTACAGTGCATTCTTTTCATCATGTTCAGAGAGGCTTTCACATGTATTTTCTAAATATGAAAATTGTGGAAAGCCACTTGATTATAGCATAAATGTATTTTCCTATACTGCTTTGTTACTTGAGGATGAGTCATGATGTGGCCTTCTTGCCAAGCAGATGTGTGCTTGCTCTGTGTGCAGTGAGCTTATTGGACAGTGTTGGGTGCCCCTCCCCTCCTAGAGCATTGGCCACACTTTCACTACATGATGCTGAACACCCTCACACTCccatcattcatccattcctcaGCCATGTGGACTTGCCTTTACCAGctgctcttgtgtgtgtgtgtgtgtgtgtgtgtgtgtgtgtgtgtgtgtgtgaacttgtTCCTGTACACTCAACACAGAGGTTGCATTTGCCATTCAGGGATAAGCATTGTCTGAGAAATGAATAATTGTAATGTGTGAGAATCCAGATGGTGGGAGCTGCTTTTTCCAGTGGTAATTTTGTGTGGCTTTCTCCAAGAAAGGCAGTCAAGATCACTGTTTCTCCAGAGCTATCAAGAATCTCAGGAATACAGCCAGAACCTTAGCTGGCACTCAACAAACAACCACCTTCATGTACTGTCTCACACCCAAGAGACACACATGCTGCTACACACTTTTGCTTCTTTATGCTCTGTATGTGAGGCAGGTTCCTTTTGACCTAAGTGCATCCCATGAGATTATTCTTTTACATATTGCAAAGAGATTTTTAACAGATTTAAGTCATTGACTTAGAAGACTGAATCTGACTGAAAGTGGATCAAAGCACCATCACAAAACATTATGTTTCTGATGGCAAAAACAGATTTCAGTATCAGTCATTATATTTCAACCAAGATGTTCTTCATAGTATAACACAGGATTGCCTGACTTGTCACCCTCGGCAAGTCAAATGAGATCATAATCATATTATTGGGGCACTGTGTGAGTGGTTGAGTGTGCCCCTCCCAAGTGTCTCACTGTTTAATCTTGGTCACTGTTACTACTAACAGAGTTTTAAAGACtattgatataaaaaatgcTGCAAAGTGTGTGACCACTTCTGTCAGATATAGATGAAAAACTGATTATCTTCTTTTCTGCTCTGTCATAAAGATTGGCATTGTAGATGCAAGATCACCAGCTGTTATGGTTTGTGGTTGTGCCATGTAGGTGCTATGGGAGACAGGTTATGTATAATTTTGTCAGCTTAATGAAGTCTTGAAGAACTTGGAAGCAGTTCTGTTAAATTTACTCTTGATGATCTGAGGCTTGATTtcagggttgttgttgttgttgttgctgttgttgacaCACTAATCACTGACCCATCAACCCATCCACCAAGACTCAAATTGTGATACACactatttatcttttatgtaAGACAGTGGTAGATTACTCCACAAGATATGATAGCATTCTCCATGACttacatatatagatatatgtaaTACGTAGAGTTTTCCCTTGATGGCATATGTTAGGGTTCCAGACACCATCTATATGATGAAAACATGAAGTTATATTTCAGAATGGCTTAACTTGTGGAGTTCCTACTGAAGAGGAACATGTAGACAAGAGTTGGTTCCTCCATTAGTAAATTGATTTTTACAAGATCATACTACTTAGAGCATCACTAGATTAACTGTGTCAATCTATCAACTGCTCCACAAGGGTGAATGAAGAGCTGCCACCAATACATCCCAAACAGCATGTTATAGTGTCAGCACGATGAAACAACCCGAGTGTGGATGAGACCCAACAAGACATCCCACAAAGGCTATGACTGGAAAAAGTAGAATTATTCTGCCAAAAAATCTTGGTCTGTCTGTGCccataatgatgatggtgagaatGAGACACTCTTCAGCTCCATCAAGTCTGATGAGATAAGCTGCATTTTTTCAACACATTGAAGTGTAGTATAGTCAGCCAGgttattcatttgttacttACTGCCTGTCATCAATGCTGTTTATTTAGGAAAAAGACAGTATCTAACTATAATATGTGCATTTTTACCAGGAACTAGTAACTTAAGTTGGTAGTCATCAGTTCATAACCAGTGTCCCACAGAAAGACTTGATGTGTGACAGGAAAGCAAAGGTATTATCTAATGGCCATTTAGATGAcagccatgaaaaaaaaaaaaaaagagtaagattGTATGACATGAGGTGATGGCAAGGATTCACCACAGCTTGGCAGAAACTGATTTAGCAAGATGACACCCACTTCATCCACCTGATGAATTATTGGTAAAGAGGGACAGTGCTGAGTGCACAGGAACTAATCAGCTTCAGTTTCCAGAACCTAGAGATGGAAACTAAACTGTTGACTTCTATTTCTCAGAGTCTTTGTTGCAGTGGAGAAAAAGCCATGACTcactgagtggctggctggctggctgcagtgggtggtggtgttgggaagCTGAACAGAGTTCATAGTTTGTCTCAGCCACCATTTTCATCAGAAGAATGTTTGGGGAAGAGTTCAGGTTTTGCTTCTTTGGCTGCCAGGTTTTGGCCATGACAAAGTTGTATATGTACATTCGTGTTGCCTTTTATTCATACCCAGCTGTCACTGTGGCTTTGAGCTGAGGGATGCATGATGGACAAGATGGATCTCATAGAGGCATCTCTCTTAAGTGCCGTTATTCCTCAACACACCAGCAAAGCCTGCAGGAATAAGGCTTACTGTGATGGATCAGCTAagaccaaaacaaaaatataaataacggGGAAGAAAGTGGTCAAGAGGCATCCAGGAGAGCAAAGAACAATGACCATTCCTGGTGAGTCCCTCAACATAGTGAtagcaataatatatatatatatatatatatatatatatatatatatatatatatatatatatatatatatatatatatatatatatatatagacacacacacgtattgaTTTAGACCATCTTTGCCTCATTTTACATTGTGTGCCTCAAAGATTATGAAAGCACAacatcttgtttttcatgaatAACTGTACTGAATATCCATTTTTAAGGCATTTCagattttgttttgcttttggcTTCAGCACTGGTAGCTATGCAGCAGTTTTTATTTGGAACTTGTTAATTATGGAGTATTATAATTTAATTTTGATGCATTGTACAGATATTCTTATGTAATATACATTGACATTGTATAGCTGTGTTTCACAATGTTGAAAGCATTTAAAATAATTTGTATAATGTATAAATATTAAAAGCTGTATGCTAATTTTAACTAGAAAATTGAGTTTTGTTCCTTGGCCTTCCTATCCTCCCTCCAAGCATGAGGAAACAGAGCTCAGGTCTCCCCACACCCACTGGCCCTGGCAAGGCTGAAGGATTACATGTAATTATGGCACCTGCCACTCCACACCTGGGGCGGGCCACATCGTACTTGAACTGTTATGTTGTGTTGCTCCCCTCCACCCTTCTGGAGTGCAGGATAAATCTTTAGCTGGGGTGAAATCTTTGACTAGGAAAAATCAAGATAATTCTTTGGGTTTTCACTCTCGGTCACAACAATATCTCTTTGATAAAGGGTacactgaagaaaagaaatacaggaaCAGTAAAAAATGAGACAGCTGCTGGATGGATCGTGCTCACCAGCAGCTGTAAAATGCCTTCTTTAACATCTCAtgaattttttaattaatttattttatttatttatctattatttaattatccatttatttatttatttattatttttattttattatttttatcgtcATATTGGAAAACTAAAATGAGCACTTCAAGTCAATGTAATtaagaataatatataaaagaaactaaCATCGAGCAATGAATGAGTCACAGCACCAACAGGCATGTGAATAATTGAAACACCTCCCCAGACTGataattatttatttgcttttaaaaatttagatttattttttgaaggaaacttaaaaaaaagttttgatatatatatatatatatatatatatatatatatatatatatatatatatatatatatatatatatatatatatatatatatatatatatatatatatatatatatatatatatatatatatatatatatatatatatatatatatatatatatatatatatatatatatatatatatatatatatatatatataaactggaGGTATCTAACTttctaatttactttttttttttcaatataaacaTTTGAGCATCTGTACTGAATGTAAAGAACATAATTATGAAAACTTGCATGAAAATAGATGTTCTTTTAAATACCGCCCTCTTTAAAAATTATTAGATAATAGTCATACATACATTTTTAAACCtatcaactttcttttttttctaattaataAAGACACCTCAACATCTGTGctacatgtaaagaacacatTTTATAAACGTGTGCAGGGAAAAGTGGTCCTTTTAAATCCCGCCATTTTAAAGTAATAAATCAAATCATATGCCATCTTTTTAAACATATCACTTTCCAACATTTTtctaaacaataaaaacatcTGAATATCTGTGTTACATGTAAAGGACACAATTATGAGAACGTGCATGAAAAAGAGATGTCCTTTTAAATCCCGCCATTTTTAAAGTTCCCATGTTTACAAACACTAAAAGCGCGGGAAAAGAGTCCAGCAGCTGGGGACGTGTGGTGGCCAAAACTCTCTGAAAAGGTAATGTAGTGGTGCTAGCAGGAGTCGCACATCATTATattaggaggaaagagaggcaaAGTGCTGTTGACTGGATATTATTGTAGGTAGAGTTGCCTTGGAAGTAGTAATAggttgaggaaaggagaggaagcaacTCCCCGCCTTGAGTAACACTAGGCTCTAGTTTCCGAGCAACAAGTGCAAGATTTCACTAAGTCATAGCCAGGTTTGTTACGTACGTGTTAATGATAAGGAAGTAAATAGGAGGcgaagaggaaggataaaagaactCCCGGACTTGAGTATCGTTAGTTTAGTTGCCGAGCAACAAGTGGAAGGGATCAGTCATAGTCAGGGTTGTTACTTGCGTGTTATTGACAGATGACTGAATTAGACAGCACTGGTAATAAGCAGATACAGAAGTAAAGCAGTAAGTTAGTAAATAAATTAGACACAACTAGATAAAGAAGTGAATCAGCAAATGATGAAGGAATATATTTGTGTTAGACATCACCAGTAGTAAGCAGATgtaataaatcagtaaatatgCACGCAAATTAGACatcagtaaaagaaagaaaagtaaataagtaagttaGACACCTCCAGTAATAAGCAGATGACAAGTAAATTAGGCAACcaataataaacaagtaaaggTAATCTGTCAGTGTTTCTCCCCAGCAAGATAATCCCACAGTGTTTCTCCCCAACAAGATAATTCCACTGTGTTTCTCCCCAGGAAGGTAATCCCACAGTGATTCTCTTCAGGAAGGTAATCCCACAGTGTTTCTCCCCAATTAGGTAATCCCACAGTATTTCTCCCCAAGGTAATCCCACAGTGTTTCTGCTCAGGTAAATAATCCCATAGTGTTGCTCCTGAGGAAGATAATCCCATTGTGTTTCTTCCTAGGAAGGTAATGCCACAATATTTCTCCCCAACAAGCTAATATCAATGTTTCTCCCTTGGGAAGTAATCCCTTTGTGTTTCTCACCCAGTGTTTCTCCCCAATAAGCTAATATCATTGTCTCCCTAGGAAAGTAATGCCAGTGTTTCTCCCCAGGGAGGTAATGCCACTGTGTCTCTCCCCAGGAAGGTAGTGTTTCTCCCTGGTTGGTGACAGACTCACAGTACAAGATGATGATGCTACAGCCTCAAGACCTCTCGGAGTATGAGATACTCCGGGAACAGAACATCCAGAAGAGACAGCACCTGGTGAGAATGAATTCCACTTTGACTCAGTATAGGTTTTATCTCTTATGTATTACTTGTACTGTTGCTTTGCAGGCCCCTCAAGGATGTCCTCTACTGGACTCCATTAGTGTAAAGTAGTATCTCTTATTCTGGTCAGCTTTGGAAGAATTGATATTTCTGCATTGATAGTCTCTTTTGATGAATTTTCAACTTCTAACTCCTCGAATTGACTCTCCTTTCTCATAACTGTATTTGCATGTCTTGGGTAATGGTTGTCACTAGGTATCCTTGTATCAAGTCGTATTGTTGTCTCAATAATGCACGTCCTTCCCATAGTAAACATTTAACATTCCATGAGTTTCTAACATATTAAATCAAACTCACTCTGAATATTTCCACATTTTCTTGCCTGGCAGATAATTTAGTGGTTGTCCTCAAAGCTGAGTCTCAGTGTGGGGTCACCAATTAAGGATTTGCATAAATGTGATCTTATAAATTTATAGGATATAAATGTATACATCTACAGAAGAATATCATTGTATTACTGGTACCTTGTTAAACCAGTGACTGCCTTTTCATAAATCATATGGACGAACATGCTTCCTCTCAGTTTCTTTGTTTGCTTGTCAATCTTTCTGTATGTCAAAATTTTACTTGTGTCATTGTCTATTTATTTGCCcatctgtatatctgtctattaattttttttgattGGCATTAAttatttctgtttctattttgttGATGACTTTCACTGTTAGACACCCACCTTaaatgtaaaaacaaaacaaaacaacacagcaCAGTATATAGTtagagaataataaaatataacacaTTATTGAAGTGAGATGATAATTTTGTACCTGTTCATCAGATGGCAGCTCTTATGAGAGACTTCCAGGAGTTCAAGTCTGCAGTGGCTCCCCCAAAGCCCAtcatgaaggaggtgaaggaaccCCACAAGGAGCAGCGGCGCCTCAGTGGTTGTGCCCCCAGGCGACGCAGCAGCAGGAATAACAGGTTCCAGCCATACCACTCACCCCCAAAGACCAGGTAGGTGGGGGACTGtgaggtgcacacacacacacacacacactctctctctctctctctctctctctctctctctctctctctctctctctctctctctctctctctctctctctctctctctctctctctctctctctctctctctctctctctctctctctctctctctctctctctctctctctctctctccctctccctctctctctctctctctctctgaccatcaAAGAAATAGATGTAGATGCATTTCAGTTCAAGCAATAGTAGGATCCTAAAAAACCAAAGACACATCACATTACAGCACAGCTCAGAGTTCCATTCACTCTCTCCAGCCATTCAGATACTTTCATTACTTACCCAGCCTCCTGAAGTACATTAAATGCTAGGCAGGTGAAACACTAGTTTAGGGCCTAACTTGAATAGAATAGCAGACTTATCTAAAACTAAAACATTTTGATGTCTTAGGGGATGCCCTTCATATCTATTTTGGTATAACAGCTCCAAAGAAATAAATCTGGCTCTACCAGTTACAATAGATTTTTGCATTTGGGACAGGATTGGAGAATTTCTTTAGTAACTGTGTCAACGTGTTTCAAAACTTCCATGCCTCATGTATTGATTGTTTGCCCTGACACGACTTGTCTTGCCCAGAGCACGACGGGAAGCCACCAACAGTGCACAGGCAGAGTGGGAGCGTCTCATTCAAGACGATGATGCAAACCCCTATTGGGTTCCCATAGACGAGGATGATgctgagggggaggagaaggaacctCAGCCTCTGTATGTCAAGTTTCACTTCACATTGTGCCATCAGACTTCAGACAGTGACtcagataaagaggaggaagaatcagAGGATGAGATAGAGTGCTTTGTGGAGGTTTGTCCTTACAGGAAGATGTGATTTTGTTTGTCTCATCATTGCTATGTATTACCTTCCTGCTCTTCTGTAGAAGCATGGCAGCCCAGTGGCCTCTACCACATGGTCTGTGTTACTTGTGATGCTGTTTGCCTGAGTGGTTTGCTGTTTAATCAGCTCTAAGGCACAGGATGTAGGATATTTCCTTTGTGGTGTTAAGGGCAACTGTACCAATCAGCCATAAAACATTGTTGCTAATATAAACACTGATATAAATCCCACTGTTATCACAGTCGCCCCTGTATGTCCCCAAGCTGTCATCTTGTGAACTGGTCAGCACTGCCCTGTGGAGCCCTATCATAGCTATCCTCTTGAAGTTATTAGGAACAGTGTAAgatacagataggtagat
Protein-coding regions in this window:
- the LOC135093195 gene encoding cell division cycle-associated protein 7-like, which encodes MRKQSSGLPTPTGPGKAEGLHFPCLQTLKAREKSPAAGDVWWPKLSEKEGSVSPWLVTDSQYKMMMLQPQDLSEYEILREQNIQKRQHLMAALMRDFQEFKSAVAPPKPIMKEVKEPHKEQRRLSGCAPRRRSSRNNRFQPYHSPPKTRARREATNSAQAEWERLIQDDDANPYWVPIDEDDAEGEEKEPQPLYVKFHFTLCHQTSDSDSDKEEEESEDEIECFVEDMDVTKMRPADQYESLHSCSVRQQSRSGWSRGSEGTERGGRRKGNLSFDPNVNIVMPKDITPQALRNVAERSGRKVYNAYIGTTCHQCRQKTIDTKTVCRSGDCSGVRGMFCGPCLKNRYGEEVKEALLDPRWMCPPCRGLCNCSICRNRSGKGATGILINIARARGFDNVKDYLESLIK